From the Desulfovibrio sp. UIB00 genome, one window contains:
- a CDS encoding aminotransferase class I/II-fold pyridoxal phosphate-dependent enzyme: protein MEEFSRIRRLPPYVFAVVGDLKMRLRRQNIDIVDFSMGNPDIATPAPIVDKLVEAAQKPVNHRYSLSRGIPNLRKAICDRYARHYGVQLDPDSEAIVTLGSKEGLAHLSLAILEPGDVVLAPDPTYPIHKYAPIIAGADVRSVPIGPGRNFFEDLEAAMRQAWPKPKVLFICYPHNPTTEVTDLEFFQKIVDFAKENHIWVVHDLAYADLVFDGYKAPSFLQAKGAKDVGVEFYSLSKSYSMPGWRVGFAVGNKDLIHALARIKSYLDYGMFQPIQIASTVALNGPEDCVHQIRDVYQERRDRLIEGLNRIGWETPSPKATMFVWAHIPEPFRKMGSVEFSKLLLQEAHVAVSPGLGFGSYGDEYVRFALIENEHRTRQAISSMRRLLSGVSD, encoded by the coding sequence ATGGAAGAGTTTTCGCGGATTCGCCGCCTCCCCCCCTATGTTTTTGCGGTGGTGGGAGACCTCAAAATGCGGCTGCGTCGGCAGAATATCGACATCGTGGACTTCAGCATGGGCAATCCGGACATCGCAACGCCCGCACCCATCGTCGACAAGCTTGTTGAGGCAGCACAGAAGCCGGTGAACCACCGCTACTCGCTTTCGCGCGGTATTCCGAACCTGCGCAAAGCCATCTGTGATCGCTATGCGCGCCACTACGGCGTGCAGCTCGACCCTGACAGCGAAGCCATCGTGACCCTGGGTTCCAAGGAAGGTCTGGCCCACCTTTCGCTGGCTATTCTTGAGCCTGGCGACGTGGTGCTCGCCCCCGACCCGACCTATCCCATCCACAAGTACGCGCCCATCATTGCAGGCGCGGACGTGCGCAGCGTGCCCATCGGCCCTGGCCGCAATTTTTTTGAAGACCTTGAGGCCGCCATGCGTCAGGCCTGGCCCAAGCCCAAGGTGCTTTTCATCTGCTATCCGCACAACCCCACCACCGAAGTGACGGATCTGGAATTCTTCCAGAAGATTGTGGATTTCGCCAAGGAAAACCACATCTGGGTTGTGCATGATCTGGCTTACGCCGATCTGGTTTTTGACGGATACAAGGCCCCCAGCTTTTTGCAGGCCAAGGGCGCCAAGGATGTGGGCGTGGAATTCTACTCCCTGTCCAAGAGCTATTCCATGCCCGGCTGGCGCGTGGGTTTTGCCGTGGGCAACAAGGATCTTATCCACGCCCTTGCGCGCATCAAGAGCTACCTGGATTACGGCATGTTCCAGCCCATCCAGATTGCCTCCACCGTGGCCCTCAACGGCCCTGAAGACTGCGTGCACCAGATCCGCGACGTGTATCAGGAACGGCGCGACCGCCTCATCGAAGGCCTGAACCGCATCGGCTGGGAAACGCCTTCGCCCAAGGCGACCATGTTTGTGTGGGCGCACATTCCCGAACCCTTCCGCAAGATGGGTTCCGTGGAATTTTCCAAGCTGCTGTTGCAGGAGGCCCACGTGGCCGTTTCGCCTGGTCTGGGCTTCGGCTCCTACGGCGACGAATACGTGCGCTTTGCCCTGATTGAAAACGAGCACCGCACGCGGCAGGCTATTAGCAGCATGCGGCGGTTGTTGTCGGGCGTCTCCGACTAA
- a CDS encoding homoserine dehydrogenase, which produces MTKNSDKPLVVGLAGFGTVGGGLVRLLDENADLIRRRCGRDIVLKKVLVRNATKARSAQLPAGTELTTDYRALTDDPEIDVLVELIGGIDNARTIIDRALDQGKHIVTANKALLAEEGLALFQKADRKKRILRYEASVAGAIPIVETLKESLTGNRIESLMGILNGTSNYILSEMTSNGMDFDVALKQAQQLGYAEADPTLDIDGHDAAHKLILLIRLAYGVHYPYTALSVRGIRGLSGMDIRLAREFGYRIKLIGQVREVPGAEGAESDGNIRLEAGVFPALVYHKFLLARVGGVYNAVRVDANASGPLFFHGRGAGDLPTAGAVLGDLLAVARDERPNNTGFVGKELPKASIVPPEEWRSCYYVRVMVQDTPGVLRDLSGCMAAEGISMAQVIQKSDEGNGVPLVFMTHETTARAMGDALQRTMDAGLLKEPAVYFRVLGGA; this is translated from the coding sequence ATGACAAAGAACAGCGATAAACCCCTGGTAGTGGGCCTTGCCGGATTCGGCACCGTGGGCGGCGGCCTTGTGCGTCTGCTTGACGAAAACGCCGACCTTATCCGCCGCCGTTGCGGGCGCGACATCGTGCTCAAAAAGGTGCTTGTGCGCAACGCCACCAAGGCCCGCAGCGCCCAGTTGCCCGCCGGAACGGAACTTACCACTGATTACCGCGCGCTTACCGATGATCCTGAAATCGACGTGCTGGTGGAACTGATCGGCGGCATCGACAATGCCCGCACCATCATCGACCGCGCCCTTGATCAGGGCAAGCACATCGTCACCGCCAACAAGGCCCTGCTGGCCGAGGAAGGTCTGGCCCTGTTCCAGAAGGCTGACCGCAAAAAGCGCATCCTGCGCTACGAAGCCAGCGTGGCTGGGGCCATCCCCATTGTGGAGACGCTGAAGGAAAGCCTTACGGGCAACCGCATCGAATCGCTCATGGGCATTCTCAACGGCACCAGCAACTATATTTTGTCTGAAATGACCAGCAACGGTATGGATTTTGACGTTGCGCTCAAGCAGGCCCAGCAGCTGGGCTATGCCGAGGCCGACCCCACGCTGGACATTGACGGGCATGATGCCGCCCACAAGCTTATCTTGCTTATCCGTCTGGCCTATGGGGTGCACTATCCCTACACGGCCCTTTCGGTGCGCGGCATTCGCGGGCTTTCCGGCATGGATATCCGCCTTGCGCGCGAATTTGGCTACCGCATCAAGCTCATTGGTCAGGTGCGTGAGGTACCTGGCGCCGAGGGCGCTGAGAGTGATGGCAACATCCGGCTTGAGGCCGGGGTGTTCCCCGCCCTTGTGTACCACAAGTTTTTGCTGGCCCGCGTGGGCGGCGTGTACAACGCCGTGCGGGTGGACGCCAACGCCTCCGGCCCGCTGTTTTTCCACGGGCGCGGCGCGGGCGATCTGCCCACAGCCGGAGCCGTGCTGGGCGATCTACTGGCCGTTGCCCGCGATGAACGCCCCAACAACACCGGCTTTGTGGGCAAGGAATTGCCCAAGGCCTCCATTGTGCCGCCGGAAGAATGGCGCTCGTGCTACTACGTGCGCGTCATGGTGCAGGACACCCCCGGCGTGCTGCGTGATCTTTCGGGCTGCATGGCCGCCGAGGGCATCAGCATGGCCCAGGTCATCCAGAAGAGTGATGAAGGCAATGGCGTTCCGCTGGTCTTCATGACCCACGAAACCACGGCCCGCGCCATGGGCGATGCTCTCCAGCGCACCATGGACGCCGGCCTGCTCAAGGAACCTGCGGTGTACTTCCGCGTGTTGGGAGGAGCATGA
- a CDS encoding ATP-grasp domain-containing protein yields the protein MIIFDEPYVSPELLDYAAARREPVLDNAVARDLSRARALSGAAPLNLVPEAEFAAQCRKSCPDCAPPRIYTCSENSLAWVCDHVDNAELVSGIEKLKNKARTRELLRPLYDDYFYRRLTLDALRHLPFEELRLPCVVKPSVGFFSLGVRIVRTREDWLAALVAIEQEATHWREQYPDSVVDSEDWLIEEYIEGDEYAVDVYFDAQGQAVICNILRHEFASASDVSDRLYYTGASVVRSHLAEFEAWFNKVNSLLCLRNFPTHVELRRDAQGRIRPIEFNALRFAGWCCTDVTLFSWGFHTYGCFLEGRRPDWDKALAGREGKLYTLIVLNKPENCPPVRNFDYEALGRGFARVLHVRKSDFTRYGLFGFLFTETPENQREELDRIARSDLLEFTS from the coding sequence ATGATAATTTTTGACGAACCATACGTCTCGCCAGAGCTGCTCGACTACGCGGCAGCCCGGCGGGAACCGGTGCTCGACAATGCTGTGGCGCGGGACTTGTCCCGCGCCCGCGCGCTTTCTGGCGCAGCGCCCCTGAACCTCGTACCGGAAGCGGAGTTTGCGGCCCAGTGCCGGAAGTCCTGCCCGGACTGCGCGCCCCCGCGCATTTATACCTGCTCGGAAAATTCCCTGGCCTGGGTTTGCGACCACGTGGACAATGCCGAGCTTGTCAGCGGCATTGAGAAGCTCAAGAACAAGGCCAGAACCCGCGAGCTGCTGCGTCCTCTCTACGATGATTATTTCTATCGCAGACTCACTCTTGATGCCCTGCGCCATCTGCCTTTTGAAGAATTGCGCCTGCCCTGCGTGGTCAAGCCTTCTGTGGGTTTTTTCAGCCTGGGCGTGCGCATTGTGCGCACTCGCGAAGACTGGCTTGCCGCCCTCGTCGCCATTGAGCAGGAAGCAACGCACTGGCGCGAGCAGTATCCCGACAGCGTTGTGGACAGCGAAGACTGGCTCATAGAGGAATACATTGAAGGCGATGAATACGCCGTGGATGTATACTTTGACGCGCAGGGGCAGGCCGTGATCTGCAACATTCTGCGGCACGAATTTGCTTCCGCTTCAGACGTGAGCGACCGCCTGTACTACACGGGCGCTTCTGTGGTACGTTCCCACCTTGCAGAGTTCGAGGCATGGTTCAATAAGGTTAACTCCCTGCTCTGCCTGCGGAATTTTCCCACCCATGTGGAGCTGCGGCGTGACGCCCAAGGGCGCATACGGCCCATCGAATTCAACGCTCTGCGTTTTGCGGGCTGGTGCTGCACGGACGTTACCCTGTTTTCCTGGGGCTTCCACACCTACGGGTGCTTTCTGGAAGGGCGGCGGCCCGATTGGGACAAGGCTCTGGCCGGGCGCGAAGGCAAGCTCTACACCCTCATCGTGCTGAACAAGCCGGAAAACTGCCCGCCCGTACGCAACTTTGATTACGAGGCCTTGGGCCGTGGCTTTGCCCGTGTCCTGCATGTGCGCAAAAGCGATTTTACGCGCTATGGGCTGTTTGGTTTTCTCTTTACCGAAACGCCGGAAAACCAGCGTGAAGAGCTGGACCGCATAGCCCGCTCCGACCTGCTGGAATTCACAAGCTGA
- a CDS encoding secondary thiamine-phosphate synthase enzyme YjbQ encodes METLEISTRSRCEMIDITAELRALVRRRAADGRWQSGALALFCPHTTCGLTVNEGADPDVRRDMLAFFSHLVPEHGDYRHAEGNSDAHIKTTLHGPSLLLIVEKGELRLGTWQSVYLCEGDGPRRRNLWLQWLKSDD; translated from the coding sequence GTGGAAACCCTTGAAATAAGCACCCGCAGCCGGTGCGAGATGATCGACATCACGGCGGAGCTGCGCGCGCTGGTGCGCCGCAGGGCCGCCGATGGTCGCTGGCAGAGCGGCGCTCTGGCCCTGTTCTGCCCGCACACCACCTGCGGCCTCACGGTCAACGAAGGCGCAGACCCTGACGTGCGGCGCGACATGCTGGCCTTTTTCAGCCACCTTGTCCCGGAGCATGGCGACTACCGCCACGCTGAGGGCAACAGCGATGCCCACATAAAAACCACCCTGCACGGGCCATCCCTCCTGCTGATTGTGGAGAAGGGCGAACTGCGCCTTGGCACGTGGCAATCCGTTTATTTGTGCGAGGGCGATGGCCCACGCCGACGCAACCTGTGGCTGCAATGGCTGAAGTCCGACGACTAG
- a CDS encoding cation:proton antiporter produces MPHDVNLILTLAGGLSAALVLGFITQKLRLSPLVGYLLAGIIVGPHSPGFVADASTAAQCAEIGVILLMFGVGLHFHLKDLLAVGAIATGGAAAQISLATLASMGLLHFFGFDLLSGAVYGMAISVASTVVLTRVLADNHDLHNPTGHVALGWLVVEDIFTILLLVLLPSVLSPGGEFWSALGMTLLKLAALSVFTLVAGQKLIPLFLGYVARTGTRDLFTLAVLALALGIAVAAAEFFGASMALGAFLAGMVVGQSEFSARAAAEALPLRDAFAVLFFVSVGMLFDPASLAQDWPLMLATLFVIMIVKPLGALLMTSLFRKPLKQGLSVAASLSQVGEFTFILAGLGISLGVFDQRVNNALIPAAIISITFNPMLYRKAKDVALWWEKRKRGNIIEPAACLIVPDEGDRARVVVVGYGPVGRSCCRILQDSSMLPVVVEMNIDTVRLLRSEGVPVVHGDAMQAEVLREAGLEKAEALLLTSPSIPAGEVTSIARAVNPHARILAHTAFVSEARSLRDKGADAVFSGEREVALAMAEYLLRSAGAPEAYVQTELERVREKLD; encoded by the coding sequence ATGCCCCATGACGTAAATCTTATTCTTACACTTGCCGGGGGGCTTTCCGCCGCCCTGGTTCTTGGTTTTATCACGCAGAAATTGCGTCTTTCCCCGCTTGTGGGCTATCTGCTTGCAGGCATCATCGTAGGCCCTCACTCCCCCGGCTTTGTGGCCGATGCCTCCACGGCGGCCCAGTGCGCCGAGATTGGCGTTATCCTGCTGATGTTTGGCGTGGGCCTGCATTTTCACCTCAAGGATCTGCTGGCCGTGGGGGCCATTGCCACTGGCGGCGCAGCGGCGCAGATATCGCTGGCAACGCTGGCAAGCATGGGGTTATTGCATTTTTTCGGCTTTGATCTGCTTTCCGGCGCGGTTTACGGCATGGCTATTTCCGTTGCCAGCACCGTGGTCCTTACCCGTGTACTTGCCGATAACCATGACCTGCACAATCCCACCGGGCACGTGGCCCTGGGCTGGCTGGTGGTGGAAGATATCTTTACCATTCTGCTGCTTGTGCTGCTGCCTTCGGTTCTTTCTCCGGGCGGCGAATTTTGGAGCGCCCTGGGCATGACCCTGCTGAAGCTGGCGGCGCTCTCCGTGTTTACGCTTGTGGCCGGGCAAAAACTTATCCCGCTGTTTCTGGGCTACGTGGCCCGCACGGGCACCCGCGATCTGTTCACCCTCGCAGTGTTGGCCCTGGCCCTTGGCATCGCCGTTGCTGCTGCGGAATTTTTTGGGGCGTCCATGGCGCTTGGCGCATTTTTGGCAGGCATGGTTGTGGGGCAGTCCGAGTTCAGCGCCCGTGCCGCCGCCGAAGCCCTGCCCCTGCGTGATGCCTTTGCCGTGCTGTTTTTTGTGTCTGTGGGCATGCTCTTTGACCCTGCCTCGCTGGCGCAGGACTGGCCCCTCATGCTGGCGACTCTTTTTGTCATCATGATTGTGAAGCCCCTTGGGGCGCTGCTGATGACAAGCCTGTTTCGCAAGCCTCTCAAGCAGGGGCTTTCCGTGGCCGCCTCCCTGTCGCAGGTGGGTGAATTTACGTTTATCCTTGCGGGCCTTGGCATCAGCCTTGGGGTTTTTGACCAGAGGGTCAACAATGCGCTTATTCCAGCGGCCATCATCTCCATCACGTTCAACCCCATGCTGTACCGCAAGGCCAAGGATGTGGCCCTGTGGTGGGAGAAGCGCAAGCGCGGTAATATTATCGAACCTGCGGCCTGCCTGATCGTACCGGACGAAGGCGACCGCGCGCGGGTGGTTGTGGTGGGCTACGGCCCCGTTGGGCGCAGTTGCTGCCGTATCTTGCAGGACAGCAGCATGTTGCCCGTGGTTGTGGAAATGAATATCGACACTGTGCGGCTTTTGCGCAGCGAAGGTGTGCCCGTGGTGCACGGCGATGCCATGCAGGCCGAGGTGCTGCGTGAGGCTGGTCTGGAAAAGGCCGAGGCCCTGCTGCTCACATCCCCCAGTATTCCCGCAGGCGAAGTGACGTCCATAGCGCGCGCGGTGAACCCGCATGCGCGTATTCTGGCGCACACGGCCTTTGTGAGCGAAGCCCGCTCCCTGCGCGACAAAGGCGCAGACGCCGTGTTCAGCGGCGAACGCGAAGTTGCGCTGGCCATGGCGGAATATCTGCTGCGTTCGGCGGGAGCGCCGGAGGCGTATGTGCAGACGGAACTTGAACGCGTGCGCGAGAAGCTCGACTAG
- a CDS encoding DNA polymerase IV yields the protein MIIHIDMDAFFASVEQMDDPSLRGKPVIVGGEQRGVVSTCSYEARVFGVHSAMPMATARRLCPQAIVVRGRHSRYAELSRAVMAALGEFSPLVEQASVDEAYVDATGLERLFGSLEELLLRIKERVREATGGLTCSAGAAPVKFLAKICSDINKPDGMFILRPEEVDDFLATLPVGKIPGVGKRMVESLQGLGVRTVGQLRRYSLDFMLRKYGKWGGVLFERVHGRDPRGIETERAAKSESAECTFTEDTRDRDFLQRMLLAHAERVGASLRRHGYRGRTVTLKVKYTDFRQVTRSRTLPEGINATETIFEVGCALLRELPLPQPVRLIGLGVSGFDAPVAQLVLPGAVKPATQGLDPQVEARRQKLDAALDDLRSRFGNKAVQRGRLFTPAEKKAAAALTPDSAGDADTSDAKESDREE from the coding sequence ATGATCATCCACATAGACATGGATGCCTTTTTTGCATCGGTAGAGCAGATGGACGACCCGTCCCTGCGCGGCAAGCCCGTCATTGTGGGCGGCGAGCAGCGGGGCGTGGTTTCCACCTGTTCTTATGAGGCGCGCGTTTTTGGGGTGCATTCCGCCATGCCCATGGCAACAGCCCGCAGGCTCTGCCCGCAGGCCATTGTGGTGCGTGGCCGACACTCGCGCTATGCCGAGCTTTCGCGGGCTGTCATGGCGGCCCTTGGCGAGTTTTCGCCCCTTGTGGAGCAGGCCAGCGTGGATGAGGCCTATGTGGACGCCACAGGCCTTGAGCGTCTGTTTGGCTCTCTGGAAGAGCTGCTTCTGCGCATCAAGGAGCGTGTGCGCGAGGCCACGGGCGGCCTTACCTGTTCCGCCGGGGCAGCGCCTGTGAAGTTTCTTGCCAAGATTTGTTCAGACATCAATAAGCCCGATGGCATGTTTATCCTGCGGCCCGAAGAAGTGGACGACTTTCTGGCGACCCTGCCCGTGGGCAAGATTCCCGGCGTGGGCAAGCGCATGGTTGAGAGTCTGCAAGGTCTGGGAGTGAGAACCGTGGGGCAGTTGCGCCGCTACAGTCTGGATTTTATGCTGCGCAAATACGGTAAGTGGGGCGGTGTGCTGTTTGAGCGCGTGCACGGGCGCGACCCGCGCGGCATAGAAACTGAGCGCGCCGCCAAGAGCGAAAGTGCGGAATGCACCTTTACCGAGGACACGCGCGACCGGGATTTTTTGCAGCGCATGCTGCTGGCCCATGCAGAGCGCGTGGGCGCTTCGCTGCGGCGGCACGGCTACAGGGGCCGCACGGTGACGCTCAAGGTCAAGTATACGGATTTTCGACAGGTTACCCGCTCGCGCACACTGCCGGAGGGCATAAACGCCACGGAAACCATTTTTGAGGTGGGCTGCGCCCTGCTGCGTGAGTTGCCCCTGCCCCAGCCTGTGCGGCTTATCGGCCTTGGGGTTTCAGGTTTTGACGCGCCTGTGGCGCAATTGGTCTTGCCGGGCGCAGTCAAGCCCGCAACGCAGGGGCTGGACCCGCAGGTTGAGGCCAGAAGGCAAAAACTCGATGCCGCGCTGGACGATCTGCGCAGCCGCTTTGGCAACAAGGCCGTGCAGCGCGGGCGGCTGTTTACTCCTGCGGAAAAAAAGGCAGCTGCCGCGCTTACCCCGGATAGCGCCGGGGATGCGGACACGTCGGATGCAAAAGAATCTGATCGTGAGGAGTAG
- a CDS encoding TlyA family RNA methyltransferase, whose product MPKSPRQRADQLVFEQGLAESREQARRLIMAGKIILEQTVPGAPPQVVPKPGHPFAADTVFALLEPERYVSRGAYKLLTILEHFKLDVTDFVCLDAGASTGGFTDCLLQRGAKRVYAVDVGKNQLHERLRADERVVNLEGVNLRHAELSLIPEMVDLVVADVSFISLTLVLPSCMPWLKPGGMLATLIKPQFELGPGETVKGVVRDEAARQRAVDKILLFTQANLGLECQGVLPAAIKGPKGNQEYMALFARQGQTSA is encoded by the coding sequence ATGCCTAAATCACCCAGACAACGCGCCGACCAGCTTGTATTTGAACAGGGCCTTGCGGAAAGCCGCGAGCAGGCCCGCCGCCTCATCATGGCGGGCAAAATCATCCTTGAGCAGACGGTTCCCGGCGCCCCGCCGCAGGTTGTGCCCAAACCGGGGCATCCTTTTGCTGCGGACACGGTTTTTGCTCTGCTGGAGCCAGAACGCTACGTGAGCCGTGGCGCTTACAAGCTTTTGACCATCCTCGAGCATTTCAAGCTGGATGTGACCGACTTTGTGTGCCTGGACGCGGGCGCTTCCACCGGCGGCTTCACCGACTGCCTGCTGCAACGGGGAGCCAAACGCGTTTATGCTGTGGATGTGGGCAAAAACCAGTTACACGAACGCCTGCGGGCTGATGAAAGGGTGGTAAATCTTGAAGGCGTCAACCTGCGCCATGCGGAGCTGAGCCTTATTCCCGAGATGGTTGATCTGGTGGTCGCGGACGTTTCCTTCATTTCGCTCACCCTCGTGCTGCCCTCGTGCATGCCCTGGCTCAAACCCGGCGGCATGCTCGCCACGCTTATCAAACCCCAGTTTGAGCTTGGCCCCGGCGAAACCGTCAAGGGCGTGGTGCGCGATGAGGCCGCCCGCCAGCGCGCGGTGGACAAGATTCTGCTCTTCACCCAAGCCAATCTGGGTCTTGAATGTCAGGGTGTGCTGCCCGCCGCCATCAAGGGCCCCAAGGGCAATCAGGAATACATGGCCCTGTTTGCGCGGCAGGGTCAGACAAGCGCATAA
- the rpmE gene encoding 50S ribosomal protein L31 translates to MKNDIHPKVFNATITCACGNEEHVLSTKGEQVNVEVCSACHPFFTGKQRFLDTAGRIDRFRKKYAKFDQQ, encoded by the coding sequence ATGAAAAATGATATCCATCCCAAAGTGTTCAACGCCACCATCACCTGCGCCTGCGGCAACGAAGAGCACGTGCTCTCCACCAAGGGCGAACAGGTTAACGTGGAAGTTTGCTCCGCTTGCCATCCTTTCTTCACCGGCAAGCAGCGTTTTCTTGATACCGCTGGTCGTATTGACCGCTTCCGCAAGAAGTACGCCAAGTTTGATCAGCAGTAA
- a CDS encoding DUF1385 domain-containing protein codes for MEGVMMRHGDVYGLAVRQTDGVIRAMRCPWFSLTRSPWLKKPFVRGFPVLLETLVNGIKALNRSVEAVAQSEQEEISGWHLVLTLILALLMAVGLFVVVPHLLSLVMLWARLGGDVEGLSFHLWDGFFKCCIFMGYIKAISYVPDIRRVFQYHGAEHKTIHAYEAGGDVDAAAAMGKSRLHPRCGTTFLLFVISISILLHAVLVPLMLSIYTPQGEVAKHVLTIGVKLLLMVPISALAYELIRYAAKLPEGLLATVLRAPGLALQRLTTYEPDESQLEVAVVALREALGPDDGARVHTVAYTTE; via the coding sequence ATGGAAGGCGTGATGATGCGTCACGGTGATGTCTACGGACTGGCTGTTCGCCAGACCGACGGGGTCATTCGTGCCATGCGCTGCCCGTGGTTTTCGCTTACCCGCAGCCCCTGGCTCAAAAAGCCTTTTGTACGGGGCTTTCCTGTGCTGCTGGAAACCTTGGTCAACGGCATCAAGGCGCTCAACCGCTCGGTTGAAGCTGTGGCCCAGAGCGAGCAGGAGGAAATCTCCGGCTGGCATCTGGTGCTTACACTGATCTTGGCCCTGCTGATGGCAGTGGGCCTTTTTGTGGTTGTGCCGCACCTGCTCTCGCTGGTAATGCTCTGGGCTCGCCTTGGAGGCGATGTGGAAGGCCTTTCGTTCCACCTCTGGGACGGTTTTTTCAAGTGCTGCATCTTCATGGGATATATCAAGGCAATTTCATATGTGCCTGATATTCGACGTGTTTTTCAGTATCACGGGGCAGAACACAAAACCATCCACGCCTATGAGGCGGGGGGGGATGTGGACGCTGCCGCCGCCATGGGCAAAAGCCGCCTGCATCCGCGTTGTGGAACCACGTTTTTGCTGTTTGTCATCAGCATTTCCATATTGCTGCATGCGGTACTGGTTCCTCTGATGCTGAGCATTTACACGCCACAGGGCGAGGTTGCCAAACACGTTCTCACCATTGGCGTCAAGCTGCTGCTGATGGTGCCCATCAGCGCGCTGGCCTATGAGCTTATACGCTACGCTGCCAAGCTGCCCGAAGGGCTGTTGGCAACGGTGCTGCGCGCGCCGGGGCTGGCCCTCCAGCGGCTCACCACCTATGAGCCTGACGAAAGCCAGCTTGAGGTGGCCGTGGTGGCCTTGCGCGAAGCCCTTGGCCCAGATGACGGTGCGAGGGTGCATACCGTAGCCTACACCACGGAATAG
- the prfA gene encoding peptide chain release factor 1: MFAKLEGLEKKFMELEHSLAEPDVFNDQEHYRKLTKAHADLRDIVEMYRRHKALLQEQAENKQLLRDDDPEMRELAQEDLRRIETELPEVEQELKLMLLPKDPLDEKNTILEIRAGTGGEEAALFAADLFRMYSRYAEVKGWKVELMSESPSESGGLKEVICLVSGNKVYSRLKFEAGTHRVQRVPATEAQGRIHTSAATVAVMPEAEEVDVEIRPEDLRIDIYRASGAGGQHVNKTESAVRITHLPTNTVVTCQDERSQHKNKARAMKVLASRILAAERERYNSEISADRKSQVGSGDRSERIRTYNFPQGRCTDHRINLTLYSLDRIMEGEIDPLIEALSTVAQADALKAQATD; encoded by the coding sequence ATGTTCGCCAAATTGGAAGGTCTGGAAAAGAAATTCATGGAGCTGGAGCATTCCCTGGCTGAGCCGGATGTGTTCAACGATCAGGAGCACTACCGCAAGCTCACCAAGGCCCATGCCGATCTGCGCGACATTGTGGAGATGTACCGCCGTCACAAGGCGCTGTTGCAGGAACAGGCCGAAAACAAGCAGCTGCTGCGCGATGATGACCCCGAAATGCGCGAGCTTGCCCAGGAAGACCTGCGCCGCATTGAAACGGAACTGCCTGAGGTGGAGCAGGAGCTCAAGCTCATGCTGCTGCCCAAGGATCCGCTGGACGAAAAGAACACCATTCTTGAAATTCGAGCCGGTACTGGCGGCGAAGAAGCGGCCCTGTTTGCCGCCGATCTGTTCCGCATGTATTCGCGCTATGCCGAAGTTAAGGGCTGGAAGGTGGAACTCATGAGCGAATCGCCCTCAGAATCGGGCGGCCTCAAGGAAGTTATCTGCCTTGTCAGCGGCAACAAGGTGTACAGCCGCCTCAAGTTCGAGGCTGGCACCCACCGCGTGCAGCGCGTGCCCGCCACAGAAGCTCAGGGCCGCATCCATACCTCTGCCGCAACTGTGGCCGTTATGCCCGAAGCGGAAGAAGTGGACGTGGAAATCCGCCCCGAAGACCTGCGCATCGATATTTACCGGGCTTCCGGCGCTGGCGGCCAGCACGTCAACAAGACCGAATCGGCTGTGCGCATCACGCACTTGCCCACCAATACCGTTGTGACCTGTCAGGACGAGCGCTCGCAGCACAAAAACAAGGCCCGCGCCATGAAAGTGCTTGCCTCACGCATTCTGGCCGCCGAGCGCGAGCGCTATAATTCGGAAATTTCCGCCGACCGCAAGTCGCAGGTGGGTTCCGGCGACCGTTCCGAGCGCATCCGTACCTACAATTTCCCGCAGGGGCGTTGTACGGATCACCGCATCAACCTGACCCTGTATTCTCTGGATCGCATCATGGAAGGCGAAATTGATCCTCTGATTGAAGCCTTGAGCACGGTGGCGCAGGCCGATGCGCTTAAGGCGCAGGCTACTGATTAA
- the ureG gene encoding urease accessory protein UreG, with product MTNRPCLRVGVGGPVGSGKTALLRHLCMRLRKHYNMAVVTNDIYTREDAEFLLRHNALEADRIIGVETGGCPHTAIREDASMNIQAIEELQARHPGLELVLVESGGDNLSATFSPELADLTIYVIDVSGGDKIPRKGGPGITKSDLLIINKVDLAPMVHASLDVMERDTRRMRGERPYVLTEMLSGAGIEAVIAFIIREGMLRLPDQSV from the coding sequence ATGACCAATAGACCCTGCCTGCGAGTGGGCGTTGGCGGCCCTGTGGGTTCCGGCAAAACGGCCCTCTTGCGCCACCTGTGCATGCGCCTTCGCAAGCACTACAACATGGCTGTCGTCACCAACGACATTTACACCCGCGAGGATGCGGAATTTCTGCTGCGCCACAACGCCCTTGAAGCCGACCGCATCATCGGCGTTGAAACGGGCGGCTGCCCGCATACTGCCATCCGCGAAGACGCCTCCATGAACATTCAGGCCATTGAAGAGCTTCAGGCCCGCCATCCCGGCCTTGAGCTGGTGCTGGTGGAAAGCGGCGGGGACAACCTCTCCGCCACGTTCAGCCCGGAACTGGCAGACCTGACCATCTATGTCATCGACGTGAGCGGCGGGGACAAAATCCCGCGCAAGGGCGGCCCCGGCATCACCAAATCCGACCTGCTCATCATCAACAAGGTTGACCTCGCGCCCATGGTGCATGCCTCGCTGGACGTGATGGAGCGGGACACCCGCCGCATGCGCGGCGAACGCCCTTATGTGCTCACAGAGATGCTTTCCGGCGCCGGCATTGAAGCCGTGATCGCCTTTATCATCCGCGAGGGCATGCTACGCCTGCCCGATCAGTCCGTATAA